Proteins found in one Pocillopora verrucosa isolate sample1 chromosome 12, ASM3666991v2, whole genome shotgun sequence genomic segment:
- the LOC131777800 gene encoding histamine H2 receptor-like produces MPNTTSPLLGFEFLSNSRTNITSGVYSVLAITAALNIFTYPLVVLLNSLVIGAVKTKRRLRIKSNISLACLATTDFIVGLLVQPLATTNFSLFFTGSSLQTVTRTVVCVSSAVGETCVASSLLHLLLMSGERYLAIKHPFAYENGLVTEARIIMASGLAWMCAVIIFGIKTSFLREIGVVFISAVISTVVYCHVVIYKEVRRNTQQIIANQVSLAVKEKLLKNKRAFNTTVVIVLTLFLCYIPTCVWLIVFISLDGENFSDVGQIAYFPITFLAVLNSSINPLIYTARIRHFRVAIFQMLTRKTFAEAEEIENKMFGANRVGVA; encoded by the coding sequence ATGCCGAACACTACATCACCCCTTCTTGGTTTCGAATTTCTTTCGAACAGTCGCACAAATATCACTTCTGGCGTTTATTCCGTGTTAGCAATAACCGCTGCTTTGAATATCTTCACATATCCTCTCGTAGTTTTACTGAATAGTCTTGTAATAGGTGCCGTGAAAACAAAGCGACGTCTGCGTATAAAATCCAACATTTCGCTGGCTTGCTTGGCCACGACAGATTTTATTGTAGGACTGCTTGTTCAACCGTTGGCCACAACCAATTTCAGCTTGTTTTTCACAGGTAGCAGCCTTCAAACCGTGACCCGCACTGTTGTTTGCGTATCCAGTGCTGTTGGCGAAACATGCGTTGCATCTTCGCTTCTCCACTTGTTGTTAATGAGCGGGGAACGTTATCTAGCTATCAAACACCCCTTCGCGTACGAAAATGGCCTTGTTACTGAAGCTCGTATTATCATGGCATCTGGTTTGGCGTGGATGTGTGCGGTGATTATCTTTGGCATCAAAACCAGCTTCCTTCGAGAAATAGGTGTTGTTTTTATCTCAGCCGTTATCTCCACTGTAGTTTATTGTCATGTTGTCATATACAAAGAAGTTCGTCGCAACACACAGCAAATCATTGCCAACCAAGTTTCTTTAGCCGTGAAGGAAAAGTTACTCAAGAATAAGAGAGCCTTTAACACAACTGTCGTGATAGTTTTGacacttttcctttgttacatTCCTACTTGCGTTTGGctgattgttttcatttccttaGATGGAGAAAACTTCTCTGACGTAGGACAAATCGCTTACTTCCCTATTACATTTCTGGCAGTGCTTAATTCGTCGATAAACCCACTCATCTACACTGCAAGAATCAGACACTTTCGCGTAGCTATCTTTCAGATGTTAACAAGAAAAACGTTTGCTGAAGCtgaggaaattgaaaacaagatgTTTGGAGCAAATCGTGTGGGAGTTGCATAA